A region from the Desulfofalx alkaliphila DSM 12257 genome encodes:
- a CDS encoding restriction endonuclease subunit S, protein MEGIKTVKLSSIATEITDGTRVKRNYIDEGIRLINVGDFKDGTIYQPSIKSISAEGLREKDYIKENDVLVTAVGRSGQVVRVTSNLEDCVISSDIIRIRLKQPFTARRLVAYLNSEAGQYALESIKSGLINRISISDIKELKIPADYESISFNEPIQTNNRKDAYRLYEACKDILNNYIVQDADLFKVSNSVYINGNEINVDRLDPKYYTYFQSKLYKTIHNGCSNICWQPLGQVVKIKKAIKPKMDENQIVEYINISNVDDDLSIITSTERDLYKNLSSRIRYVLEKNELITAKSGSATGTKKHVTAVITDKHEGLMASDAFYNIKPVSIDPFYLLFLFKQPIILKQIEAGSIGLYFKTINRREFESIRIPRLSITEESEIAENMKNYVYALM, encoded by the coding sequence TTGGAAGGTATTAAAACAGTAAAATTATCTAGCATTGCTACTGAAATAACTGATGGTACTAGGGTAAAAAGAAACTATATAGATGAAGGGATTAGGCTTATTAACGTAGGTGATTTTAAAGATGGAACAATATACCAACCATCCATAAAATCAATATCTGCAGAAGGTCTGAGGGAAAAAGATTACATAAAAGAAAACGATGTGCTGGTAACAGCGGTAGGCAGATCGGGTCAAGTTGTAAGGGTAACATCAAATTTAGAAGACTGTGTTATTTCATCAGATATTATTAGGATAAGGTTGAAGCAACCTTTTACAGCAAGAAGATTAGTTGCTTACTTGAATAGTGAAGCAGGTCAATATGCTCTTGAATCAATAAAAAGTGGATTGATTAATCGCATAAGTATTAGTGACATAAAGGAGTTAAAAATACCAGCGGATTATGAGAGCATCTCCTTTAATGAACCCATACAGACCAATAATAGAAAAGATGCATATAGGTTGTATGAGGCATGTAAGGATATTTTAAACAATTATATTGTGCAAGACGCTGATTTATTTAAAGTTTCTAATAGTGTTTATATAAACGGAAATGAAATAAATGTTGATAGACTAGACCCCAAATACTATACCTATTTTCAAAGTAAACTTTATAAAACAATTCATAATGGTTGTAGTAATATTTGTTGGCAGCCATTAGGTCAAGTGGTGAAAATTAAGAAGGCTATAAAACCTAAAATGGATGAAAACCAAATAGTTGAGTATATCAATATATCTAATGTAGATGACGATCTTTCCATTATTACAAGCACTGAAAGGGACTTATATAAAAACCTCAGCAGTAGAATTAGGTATGTATTAGAGAAAAATGAATTGATTACTGCAAAGTCAGGAAGTGCTACGGGAACAAAAAAACATGTGACGGCAGTGATTACTGATAAACATGAAGGGTTGATGGCTAGTGATGCTTTTTATAATATCAAGCCTGTAAGTATAGATCCTTTTTACCTGTTATTTTTATTCAAGCAGCCTATTATTTTAAAACAGATTGAAGCCGGTTCTATAGGTTTATATTTTAAGACAATAAACAGAAGAGAATTTGAAAGTATTCGTATTCCAAGATTGAGTATAACAGAAGAGTCTGAAATAGCAGAAAATATGAAGAATTATGTATATGCTCTAATGTAA